From the genome of Parabacteroides sp. FAFU027:
TTCATCTTCTGGTTGATAGCCGCTTCGAGTTTTTTCACATCCAGTTCCACCTGAAGGGGAAGTTCTGATACAGCCGGGGCAATGCCCGATGGAATGTACGACTCCCGGGGTTTCTCTATCTGAGCCGTTTTGCAGGATACAGCCACCACAGCCAGCAAGGCTACGAATAACTTCAAACTAATCTTTCTCATTGCTATGATTTTAATTTTCAACTAATACGGGGTAAATTACCGGGTGCAAAAATAGAGGATTTATTCGTTAAAAACACATCCGGATAACTTAGAAAAATGTTATATACAAAAATCCCGACCAACAGCTGTTGATCGGGATTTTCTATATCTGTGCAAATGGTTCTTATTCCACGAAACGTTTGTCGCTTCCCTCGATGTAATTGATGAAAGCCTGGTTGACAAGACGGGTTCCACCCGGAGTCGGATAGTTTCCGGAGAAGTACCAGTCACCTTTGTTGTTCGGACAAGCTTTGTGAAGCGCTTCGATGGATTGGTAAACGATTTCCACTTTCGCTTTTGTTCCTTTTGGAGTCAGAATTTCTGCAATCTTTGCTGAAACCTGCTCGTCAGTATAGTTGCTGTAGATTTCGTTTACGAAGTTCACCACCTCTTCTTTTGACTTGCCTTCCTGTGCTTTTGACTTCGCATATACCTCCTGAATCAGGCTCTCGTTACCATCGTCTTTCAACAATTCGATAGCCGCTTTGAAGGCGATAAACTCGTTCATGCGCGACATATCAATACCGTAGCAGTCCGGGAAACGGATCTGTGGTGAAGAGGATACTATTACGATCTTCTTCGGTTGCAGACGGTCAAGGATCTTGATAATACTTTGTTTCAAAGTAGTACCACGTACGATACTGTCATCAATCACCACCAGATTATCGATACCCGGACGGATAGACCCGTAAGTGATGTCATACACGTGAGTGGCCAGGTCGTTGCGGTTACCGTCTTCGGCAATAAAGGTACGCAGCTTGATGTCTTTGATCGCCACCTTCTCGAAACGGATACGTTTCTCGATGATTGACTGTAATTCCGCATCCGTGATGTTACCGTTTCGCTCACGGATCATGCGGACTTTCTTCTGGTTGTAGTAGTTCATCATACCACCCACGAGGCCGTAGAAAGCAACTTCTGCGGTGTTGGGGATGAATGAAAAAACGGTGTTGTCCACATCGTAGTCGATGGCTTTCAATACCGGTTCTACCAACAGGTTTCCGAGCTCTTTACGCTCGTTGTAAATATCTTTGTCACTTCCGCGGGAGAAGTAGATGCGCTCGAATGAACATGGAGAAACGTTTTTCGGCTCATGAATCTGTGTCAGTTTCACGGCTCCGTTTTGTTTCACCACAATACTTTGTCCCGGAAGCAGTTCGTTTACATCTTCGTACTGAACGTTCATCACCGTCTGGATCACCGGACGTTCAGATGCAACCACCACGACCTCATCATCCTGATAGTAGAATGCCGGGCGGATACCCCATGGATCACGGAAAGCAAACATATCGCCGCAACCGATAAGACCACACATTACGTAACCACCATCCCACATGCGGCTGGCTTCTCCGATGATTCGCTCTACGTCAAGATGTTCTTCAATCAACTGATTGAGATCAGCTCCGCTTACCGCCTGGGCTTTAAACCGTTCGTGTAGCTTCTCCACCTCCTGATCGAGTAGGTAACCAATTAATTCAAGAATGATAAATGTGTCTGCGTTGTGTCGTGGGTGCTGGCCCTGAGATACGATGAAGTTGAAGATCTCGTCAACGTTGGTCAGGTTAAAGTTACCGGCAAGCGCGATGTTACGGCTTTTCCAGTTGTTACGACGGAGGAAAGGGTGAACGTAAGAAATACCCGAGCGGCCTGTGGTACTGTAGCGGAGGTGTCCCATATACAGCTCGCCCCTGAAAGGTACGTTGTGTCTGTTTGAGGCATTGACGATGTCTTTGTTGATGCTCTCAAAAGCGTTGTGAATGGCATTAGAGCCAAGTTGTCTTTCCCGAAAGATATACTCTTCACCGGGTTGAGCGTTTAGTTTTACACAAGCCACACCGGCGCCTTCCTGGCCGCGGTTATGCTGTTTCTCCATCAAGAGATAGAGCTTGTTTAACCCATAGGACTCAGTCCCGTACTTCTCCTTGTAGTATTCAAGTGGCTTTAGTAGCCGGATCATGGCTATACCACATTCGTGTTTGATGCTATCGGACATCTTTCAGGAATAAAGTTTTTGTATAAAAATAAAAAGAGAACACAGACTATGTCTGATCCCCGGCTTCTCGTTTTTTGCGCTACAAAATTACGCATAATCCATGAGAAACGGACTACAGAATAGTCTGTGTTCTATATAAATGAATGTTATTTAAGGAACGTGTCGATTTCCTCAGCAGCTTTGCGACCTGAAGCAATTGCTCTTACCACAAGGCTGGCACCCAGGTGAGCATCACCTGCTGCAAATACCTTGCTTACAGAGCTTTGCTGTGCAGCGTTAACAGCTACGTTTTTGCGGCCATCCAACTCAACTCCAAGTTCGGTCAACAAACCTTCGTGTACCGGGTGAACGAATCCCATTGCAAGGAATACCAAGTCAACTTTCAAAGTCTCCTTGTTTCCTGTGCGGTGGATTGTCATACCGGTTTCACCTTGTCTCCATTCTACTTCTTCGATCTCAACTTCAGTCAACTGACCGTCTTTACCGAGGAATTGTTTAGTTTCAAGGTTCCAACGACGGGTACATCCTTCTTCGTGAGAAGAAGAAGTTTTCAACACCATCGGGTAAGTTGGCCATGGAGTAGCCGGGTTGTGGTGTGCAGGAGGCATAGGCATGATCTCGATCTGAGTAACGCTTGCTGCTCCATGACGTACAGAAGTACCCACACAGTCAGAACCAGTATCACCACCACCGATTACCAATACGTGTTTGCCTTTTGCGCTGATACGCTCTGCATCAGAGAAAGTTTTACCCGCAACTACACGGTTTTGCTGTCCCAGGAATTCAAGAGCGAAGTAAACGCCTTTCAACTCACGGCCTTTGATAGGCAGGTCACGTGGTTGCTCAGCACCTACAGCCAAACATACAGCGTCGAATTGTTCCATGATCTCTTTTCCGGTGATGTCTTTACCAACATTTACGCCGGTTTTGAACTCTACACCTTCTTCAGCCATCAACGCCAAACGACGATCAATGATTTTTTTGTTCAGTTTGAAATCAGGAATACCGAAACGAAGAAGACCTCCGATCGCTTCGTTCTTTTCGAACAAAGTAACAGTGTGACCCTTCAGGTTCAGCTGGTTAGCCGCAGCCATACCGGCAGGACCACCACCGATTACAGCTACTTTTTTACCTGAACGGTATTTAGGAGGATTCGCTTTTATATAACCTTCTGCAAACGCTTTTTCTACGATAGAAGCTTCGTTTTCGCGGATAGTTACAGGGCTGTCAGCAGACAATTTCAACACACATGCTTTTTCGCATGGTGCAGGACAGATACGGCCTGTGAATTCAGGAAAGTCGTCAGTTGCTACCAATGATTCGTAAGCTTCTTTCCATTTTCCTTTGTAAGCCAGATCCTGCCATTCCGGCTGGCGGTTTGCTACCGGACAAGCCCAGTGGCAGAAAGGTATACCACAGTCCATACAGCGTGAAGCCTGAAGTTTGCGATCTTCCAGGTTCAGGGTTTGCTCCACCTCGCTGTAGTCCATGATTCTCTCAGAAATCGGACGATATCCGGCTTCTTTGCGTAATATTGATAAAAATGCTTTAGGATTTCCCATAATATTCTTAGTTAAACCAGACGGGGTTTATTCCGTCTGATCCATTACTTTATTAATAATCTCTCTCGACTTCAGCTATTTTTTTTTTAAGAGCTTCTGCCTTTTCTTCAACCAACACCTTTTTGTACTCAATTGGTGTTACTTTGATGAACTGGCCGAGGTACTGATCCCAGTTTTCCAACATGCGTTTTGCAAGCGGACTCTGAGTGTATTCGAAGTGACGTTCGATGTAGCCTTTAAGCTCTTTTGCATCGTACATATCTTCTACCAGGGTAAGCTCTACCATTTCCATATTACAGAAGAAGTCGAAGTTGCCTTCCTTATTCCAAACGTAAGCCACACCACCACTCATACCGGCAGCGAAGTTACGTCCGACAGTACCAAGAACTACAGTGCGACCGCCGGTCATGTACTCACAACAGTGGTCACCTGTACCTTCCACAACAGCAGTAGCACCACTGTTACGCACACAGAAACGCTCACCTACGCGACCGTTGATGTAAACCTCTCCACTTGTAGCACCATAAAGCATAGTGTTACCTGCAATGATGTTTTCTTCCGGAGCGAATTTGCTTCCTGTTGGAGGAACAACGATTACTTTACCACCAGAGATACCTTTACCAAGGTAGTCATTCGCATCTCCTTCAAGACGGAAGGTTACACCTTTCGCCAGGAACGCACCGAAACTTTGTCCGGCAGAACCTTTGAAGTTGAAACGGATAGTGTCTTCAGGCAAGCCTTCGTTTCCGTATTTTTTAGCCACTTCACCTGACAACATTACCCCAACAGAACGGTTAACGTTCACGATTGGGAAGTCTTGCTGTACCGGTTTTCCTGAATTGATAGCATACTGAGATGCTTTGATCAGTTCACGGTCAAGGATCTCGTGAATTTCGTGAATCTGATCTTTCACTTTACGGATGGCATTTTCTTTTGCTTCAGCCGGAGTGTACAACAGTTTCGACAGGTCGATTTTCTGTACTTTCGGATTAGCGTTATCCGGTTTGAATTCGATCAGTTCAGTATGGCCGATGATGTCATCCAGTTTGGTGTAACCCATTTCAGCCAGATGCTCACGTACCTCTTCAGCCAGGTAAGTAAAGAAGTTAACGAGGTATTCGTATTTACCTACGAAACGTTTGCGCAACTCTTCATCCTGAGTAGCCACACCCACAGGGCAGGTATTCAAGTGACATTTACGCATCATCACACAACCCAATACGATCAATGCAGAAGTTGCGAAACCGAACTCTTCAGCACCCAACATAGCAGCGATAACGATATCGCGACCTGTTTTCAACTGACCGTCAGTTTGCAGTCTAACCTGACCGCGAAGGTTATTGATAACGAGTGTTTGCTGAGTTTCAGCCAAACCAAGCTCTGAAGGAAGACCTGCGTGTTTGATTGAGCTGGCAGGAGAAGCACCAGTACCACCTTCAGCACCAGCGATGATGATCAGGTCAGCTTTAGCTTTAGCCACACCGGCAGCAATTGTACCCACACCACTTTCAGATACCAGTTTCACACTGATGTTTGCAGTAGGGTTTACGTTTTTCAAGTCGTAAATCAACTGAGCCAAGTCCTCGATAGAGTAGATATCGTGGTGAGGAGGAGGTGAAATCAACGAGATTCCAGGGATTGAGTGACGGGTTTTAGCAATCACTTTATCCACTTTGAAGCCCGGAAGCTGACCACCTTCACCCGGTTTAGCACCTTGAGCGATTTTGATCTGGATTTCATCAGCGTTAACGAGGTACTCGGTAGTCACACCGAAACGACCTGAAGCCACCTGTTTGATAGCACTACGTTTAGAAGTACCGTCAGCAAGTTTTTTGAAACGTTCCGGATCTTCACCACCCTCACCGGTATTACTTTTACCACCGAGGATGTTCATCGCGATTGCCATCGCTTCGTGAGCCTCTTTCGAGATAGAACCGAATGACATCGCACCGGTTACGAAACGTTTGGTAATTTCTGAAGCAGGTTCTACTTTAGAAATGTCGATCGGATTGCGTTTGTACTGCATGAAGTCACGCAGGAAGATACGCTCTGCCTTTTCGTCAACGACTTTAGTATATTCTTTAAATTTCTTGTAGCTTCCAAGACGTGTTGCCAACTGCAATGCAGTAATTGATTCCGGGTTCCATGCGTGTTTCTCTCCGTCACGACGGTAAGCGTAGTTACCCTGATTATCCAATTGCGGAGCGTCAACTGTCCAGTGGAAAGCTTTTGTATGCAACGCTACAGTTTCACGGGCGATATCTTCCAGTTCGATACCTTCGATTTTGGTAACTGTACCGGTGAAGTATTTGTCAACCAGTTTGCTTGAGATACCGATTGCTTCGAAGATCTTAGCGCCTTTGTAGCTCGCAAGGGTCGAAATACCCATTTTAGAAAGAACCTTCAACAAGCCTTTGTCAACAGCTTTGAGGTATTTTTTCTCGGCAGTGTGATAGTCAAGCTGAATGTCTTTGTCTTTAACCAATTTATCCAGAATAGCGAATGCCATATAAGGATTGATTGCGCTCACACCGTAACCGAACAACAATGCAAAGTCCATGATTTCGCGAGGCTCTCCTGATTCAAGAACTAATGCGATTTGCATGCGTTTGCGTTTGCTGATCAGGTGATGGTGAACTGCCGAAACAGCCAGCAATGCAGGGATTGGAGCCATTTCAGCGTTTACGCCACGGTCAGACAGGATGATGTAGTTGATGTCAGCGTCAGCTGCTGCTTCTGCTTTAGCAACCAAATCTTCCAATGCAGCTTCAAGACCTTTCTCGCCTTCGCTTGCTTTGAACAAGGTAGGAAGAGTAGTGTTTTTGAAGCCTTTGTATTGCAGATTGCAAAGAATATCGAATTGAGTATTGGTCAACAAACCGCTGTTCAGACGAACCATTTTGCAAAGGTTAGCTGATGGCTCCAACAGGTCTTCGGTAATAGCTCCGATGTAACCGGTGTGAGACATTACCAATTCTTCGCGGATTGGGTCAATTGGTGGGTTGGTTACCTGAGCAAACTGCTGACGGAAGTAACGGAACAACGGTTGTGGTTTGCTTGAAATAACTGCAAGCGGAGTATCGTTACCCATTGAAGCTGTTGGTTCACCACCATCACGTCCCATCGGAAGGATAAGAGTGTTAACGTCTTCTTTAGTATAACCGAATGCTTTCAGTTTTGCATCGTAGTTGTCAACAGCGTGTTTAACGCTACGTCCTGACTGGATATCGTCAAGGTTGATACGGTTCTGAGCCAACCACTCTTTGTAAGGGTGAGCAGCTGCAAGCTCCTGTTTCAATTCAGGGTCATAAGTTACGGTTCCGGCTTCAGTGTCAACCATCAACATTTTACCCGGAGACAGACGACCTTTCTCTTTGATTTCAGCAGCATCGAAAGCCAATACACCGGTTTCAGATGCAACCACCATCATATCGTCCTGAGTGATCAGGTAACGAGCAGGACGCAAACCGTTACGGTCAAGCATACCACCAGCGTAGCGACCATCAGAGAACAGGATAGTAGCAGGACCATCCCATGGTTCCATCAGGATACTATGGAATTCATAGAATGCTTTCAGTTCAGAAGAGATAGGGTTTTTAGCATTCCAGCTTTCAGGAACCATCATTGACAAAGCGTGAGGCAGGCTCATACCTGACATGATGAAGAATTCCAATGCGTTGTCGAATGATGCACTATCACTCATCGCAGGCTGGATAACAGGGGAAATATCTTCAATAGAGCAACCTAATGTTTTAGGATTCAACAAGCTCAAACGAGCTTCCATCCATGAACGGTTACCGCGGATAGTATTGATCTCACCGTTGTGACCTACCAAACGGAATGGCTGAGCCAAATCCCATGTCGGGAATGTGTTGGTAGAGAAACGAGAGTGTACCAACGACATACCTGAAGTGAAGTATGGGCTGGTCAGGTCTGGATAGTAGTAACGCAATTGAAGTGATGACAACATACCTTTATAAATAATGGTACGTGTAGAAAGGCTCACAATATAACAGCTGCGTTTTACTTTCAATGCAGAAGCAAGAACTGCTTTTTCGATTTTCTTGCGAACAACGTAAAGTTTACGTTCCAAATCTTCCTGAGAGAAATCTCCGGTGATAAAGATTTGTTTGATGTCCGGTTCTACCGCAGCAGCAGTTTCACCAATTTGTGTACTGTCAACAGGCACGTCACGTACAGCAATCAACTGTAACGATT
Proteins encoded in this window:
- a CDS encoding amidophosphoribosyltransferase, with the translated sequence MSDSIKHECGIAMIRLLKPLEYYKEKYGTESYGLNKLYLLMEKQHNRGQEGAGVACVKLNAQPGEEYIFRERQLGSNAIHNAFESINKDIVNASNRHNVPFRGELYMGHLRYSTTGRSGISYVHPFLRRNNWKSRNIALAGNFNLTNVDEIFNFIVSQGQHPRHNADTFIILELIGYLLDQEVEKLHERFKAQAVSGADLNQLIEEHLDVERIIGEASRMWDGGYVMCGLIGCGDMFAFRDPWGIRPAFYYQDDEVVVVASERPVIQTVMNVQYEDVNELLPGQSIVVKQNGAVKLTQIHEPKNVSPCSFERIYFSRGSDKDIYNERKELGNLLVEPVLKAIDYDVDNTVFSFIPNTAEVAFYGLVGGMMNYYNQKKVRMIRERNGNITDAELQSIIEKRIRFEKVAIKDIKLRTFIAEDGNRNDLATHVYDITYGSIRPGIDNLVVIDDSIVRGTTLKQSIIKILDRLQPKKIVIVSSSPQIRFPDCYGIDMSRMNEFIAFKAAIELLKDDGNESLIQEVYAKSKAQEGKSKEEVVNFVNEIYSNYTDEQVSAKIAEILTPKGTKAKVEIVYQSIEALHKACPNNKGDWYFSGNYPTPGGTRLVNQAFINYIEGSDKRFVE
- a CDS encoding glutamate synthase subunit beta translates to MGNPKAFLSILRKEAGYRPISERIMDYSEVEQTLNLEDRKLQASRCMDCGIPFCHWACPVANRQPEWQDLAYKGKWKEAYESLVATDDFPEFTGRICPAPCEKACVLKLSADSPVTIRENEASIVEKAFAEGYIKANPPKYRSGKKVAVIGGGPAGMAAANQLNLKGHTVTLFEKNEAIGGLLRFGIPDFKLNKKIIDRRLALMAEEGVEFKTGVNVGKDITGKEIMEQFDAVCLAVGAEQPRDLPIKGRELKGVYFALEFLGQQNRVVAGKTFSDAERISAKGKHVLVIGGGDTGSDCVGTSVRHGAASVTQIEIMPMPPAHHNPATPWPTYPMVLKTSSSHEEGCTRRWNLETKQFLGKDGQLTEVEIEEVEWRQGETGMTIHRTGNKETLKVDLVFLAMGFVHPVHEGLLTELGVELDGRKNVAVNAAQQSSVSKVFAAGDAHLGASLVVRAIASGRKAAEEIDTFLK
- the gltB gene encoding glutamate synthase large subunit, with product MIEQGLYSPDFEHDACGVGLLVNIQGTKSHDVVEKGLKVLEHMVHRGAENADPKTGDGAGIMVQIPHEFILLQGIPVPEKGRYGTGLVFLPKDASEQTWCLNKIKEVIEGESLQLIAVRDVPVDSTQIGETAAAVEPDIKQIFITGDFSQEDLERKLYVVRKKIEKAVLASALKVKRSCYIVSLSTRTIIYKGMLSSLQLRYYYPDLTSPYFTSGMSLVHSRFSTNTFPTWDLAQPFRLVGHNGEINTIRGNRSWMEARLSLLNPKTLGCSIEDISPVIQPAMSDSASFDNALEFFIMSGMSLPHALSMMVPESWNAKNPISSELKAFYEFHSILMEPWDGPATILFSDGRYAGGMLDRNGLRPARYLITQDDMMVVASETGVLAFDAAEIKEKGRLSPGKMLMVDTEAGTVTYDPELKQELAAAHPYKEWLAQNRINLDDIQSGRSVKHAVDNYDAKLKAFGYTKEDVNTLILPMGRDGGEPTASMGNDTPLAVISSKPQPLFRYFRQQFAQVTNPPIDPIREELVMSHTGYIGAITEDLLEPSANLCKMVRLNSGLLTNTQFDILCNLQYKGFKNTTLPTLFKASEGEKGLEAALEDLVAKAEAAADADINYIILSDRGVNAEMAPIPALLAVSAVHHHLISKRKRMQIALVLESGEPREIMDFALLFGYGVSAINPYMAFAILDKLVKDKDIQLDYHTAEKKYLKAVDKGLLKVLSKMGISTLASYKGAKIFEAIGISSKLVDKYFTGTVTKIEGIELEDIARETVALHTKAFHWTVDAPQLDNQGNYAYRRDGEKHAWNPESITALQLATRLGSYKKFKEYTKVVDEKAERIFLRDFMQYKRNPIDISKVEPASEITKRFVTGAMSFGSISKEAHEAMAIAMNILGGKSNTGEGGEDPERFKKLADGTSKRSAIKQVASGRFGVTTEYLVNADEIQIKIAQGAKPGEGGQLPGFKVDKVIAKTRHSIPGISLISPPPHHDIYSIEDLAQLIYDLKNVNPTANISVKLVSESGVGTIAAGVAKAKADLIIIAGAEGGTGASPASSIKHAGLPSELGLAETQQTLVINNLRGQVRLQTDGQLKTGRDIVIAAMLGAEEFGFATSALIVLGCVMMRKCHLNTCPVGVATQDEELRKRFVGKYEYLVNFFTYLAEEVREHLAEMGYTKLDDIIGHTELIEFKPDNANPKVQKIDLSKLLYTPAEAKENAIRKVKDQIHEIHEILDRELIKASQYAINSGKPVQQDFPIVNVNRSVGVMLSGEVAKKYGNEGLPEDTIRFNFKGSAGQSFGAFLAKGVTFRLEGDANDYLGKGISGGKVIVVPPTGSKFAPEENIIAGNTMLYGATSGEVYINGRVGERFCVRNSGATAVVEGTGDHCCEYMTGGRTVVLGTVGRNFAAGMSGGVAYVWNKEGNFDFFCNMEMVELTLVEDMYDAKELKGYIERHFEYTQSPLAKRMLENWDQYLGQFIKVTPIEYKKVLVEEKAEALKKKIAEVERDY